A window of the Mannheimia granulomatis genome harbors these coding sequences:
- the rnt gene encoding ribonuclease T: MEKTAEQIDYKLLKNRFRGYLPVVIDVETAGLNAQTDALLELAAITVKMDEEGYLVPDQKCHFHIKPFEGANINPESLKFNGIDIDNPLRGAVAENIAIPEMFKMVRKAMKEQGCQRAVIVAHNAAFDQGFIQAAVKRINAKRDPFHPFAMFDTASLAGFMYGQTVLVKACQMAKIAFDGHQAHSALYDTEKTAELFCAMVNRLKDLEGFPLASPEQSG; the protein is encoded by the coding sequence ATGGAAAAAACAGCGGAACAAATCGATTATAAATTATTAAAAAATCGTTTTCGGGGCTACTTACCTGTGGTAATTGATGTTGAAACAGCAGGGTTGAATGCACAGACAGACGCGTTATTAGAGCTTGCGGCGATTACGGTGAAAATGGATGAAGAAGGCTATTTAGTGCCTGACCAGAAATGCCACTTCCATATCAAGCCTTTTGAAGGAGCGAATATTAACCCCGAATCGCTGAAATTTAACGGTATTGATATTGATAACCCACTGCGTGGTGCAGTAGCAGAAAATATTGCGATTCCTGAAATGTTTAAAATGGTTCGTAAGGCAATGAAAGAGCAAGGTTGCCAGCGTGCGGTAATAGTTGCTCATAATGCGGCTTTTGACCAAGGTTTTATACAAGCTGCGGTGAAGCGTATTAATGCTAAACGTGATCCGTTTCACCCTTTTGCCATGTTTGATACCGCAAGTCTTGCCGGTTTTATGTATGGACAAACGGTTTTAGTCAAAGCATGCCAAATGGCTAAAATTGCTTTTGATGGTCACCAAGCACATTCTGCGTTATATGATACGGAAAAAACGGCCGAATTGTTTTGTGCAATGGTCAATCGATTGAAGGATCTGGAAGGCTTTCCATTAGCTTCGCCGGAGCAAAGCGGTTAA
- a CDS encoding HAAAP family serine/threonine permease, with protein sequence MAMPSQRFSLTWVLNLFGTAVGAGVLFLPINAGMGGFYPLVIMTLLVGPMTYLAHRGLTRFVLSSKNEGSDITEVVREHFGDKAGKLITLLYFFAIFPILLIYGVGIINTVSSFIENQLHLTAPPRVILSFILIAAMIGVMLLSEQVMLKITTWLVYPLVFILFGLSIYLIPEWNGAALKQMPTTGDFLTTLWLTIPVLVFAFNHSPAISSFALSQQNFYKDSNKAEIEASKVLRSTAFILVLFVMFFVFSCVLTLTPEELAQAKVQNISILSYLANKFDNPIISYFGPFVAFLAIGSSFFGHYLGAREGLEGLVNQMREHPIEPSKFRKITAVVFLVVLWIVATINPSILGFIESLGGPIIAMILFIMPVYAVYKVPALARFKNLFSNAFVFVMGCIAISAIVYGLL encoded by the coding sequence ATGGCTATGCCATCTCAACGTTTTTCTCTAACTTGGGTGCTTAATTTATTTGGTACGGCGGTTGGAGCTGGGGTTTTATTTTTACCGATTAATGCTGGTATGGGCGGATTTTATCCACTTGTGATCATGACCTTATTAGTGGGGCCTATGACTTATTTAGCACACCGTGGGCTAACACGTTTTGTACTATCTTCAAAGAATGAAGGAAGTGATATTACTGAAGTTGTGCGTGAACATTTTGGCGATAAAGCCGGTAAATTAATTACACTGCTTTATTTCTTTGCGATTTTTCCAATTTTATTGATTTATGGGGTGGGTATTATCAATACCGTTAGTTCTTTTATTGAAAACCAACTTCATCTAACAGCACCACCTAGAGTGATTTTATCGTTTATCTTAATTGCAGCAATGATTGGGGTGATGTTGTTAAGTGAACAAGTGATGTTAAAAATCACTACTTGGTTAGTTTATCCGCTAGTCTTTATTTTATTTGGGCTATCAATTTACCTTATTCCTGAATGGAATGGTGCGGCATTAAAACAAATGCCGACAACAGGCGATTTTTTAACGACACTTTGGTTGACTATTCCGGTATTGGTTTTTGCTTTTAACCATTCTCCTGCAATTTCATCTTTTGCACTCTCGCAGCAAAATTTCTATAAAGATAGTAATAAAGCAGAAATTGAGGCAAGTAAAGTATTACGTTCAACAGCCTTTATTTTAGTGTTATTTGTGATGTTCTTCGTGTTTAGCTGTGTGCTTACACTCACGCCTGAAGAATTAGCCCAAGCAAAAGTACAAAATATTTCGATTTTGTCTTATTTAGCGAATAAATTTGATAACCCGATTATTTCCTATTTTGGTCCTTTCGTTGCCTTTTTAGCAATCGGTAGCTCATTCTTTGGGCATTACTTAGGGGCTCGTGAGGGATTAGAAGGGTTAGTCAACCAAATGCGTGAGCATCCGATTGAACCAAGCAAATTCCGTAAAATTACTGCGGTGGTTTTTTTAGTCGTCTTATGGATTGTCGCGACGATTAACCCAAGTATTTTAGGGTTTATTGAAAGTTTAGGTGGACCGATTATTGCGATGATTCTATTTATTATGCCTGTTTATGCGGTTTATAAAGTACCGGCATTAGCTCGCTTTAAAAATCTATTTAGTAATGCTTTTGTTTTTGTAATGGGCTGTATAGCTATTTCAGCGATAGTGTACGGATTACTTTAA
- a CDS encoding L-serine ammonia-lyase — translation MISVFDMFKVGIGPSSSHTVGPMKAAKEFVDDLLNRKFLAKIDRLRVDVYGSLSLTGRGHNTDTAIIMGLMGYLPHNVDIERIDQTVAGLKSTKQLTLAENSQQPKVITFDFFEDMPFHRDFLPLHENGVKFSAFEGQNLLFENTYYSIGGGFIVDEANFGKVQESTITVPFPYKNAADLLTHCSENGLPLSSVVWKNELVLHSKEEISAYLAKIWQTMEACIQRGIHTEGLLPGPIKVARRACSLRRTLEANSKFNIDPMQIIDWVNMFALAVNEENAAGGRVVTAPTNGACGIVPAVLAYYEKFISPLNTETIERYLLTASVIGSLYKMNASISGAEVGCQGEVGVACSMAAAALTEIMGGSADQVCMAAEIGMEHNLGLTCDPVGGQVQVPCIERNAIASVKAINASRMALRRTTRPQVSLDKVIETMYETGKDMNAKYRETSTGGLAIKILPCD, via the coding sequence ATGATTAGTGTTTTTGATATGTTTAAGGTGGGAATAGGACCGTCCAGTTCCCATACTGTTGGGCCGATGAAAGCGGCGAAAGAATTTGTTGATGACTTACTTAATCGTAAATTTTTAGCAAAAATTGACCGCTTGCGTGTTGATGTTTATGGCTCTCTCTCGTTAACAGGACGTGGGCATAATACAGATACTGCTATTATTATGGGGCTAATGGGCTACCTTCCGCATAATGTTGATATTGAACGTATTGATCAAACCGTTGCTGGTTTAAAATCAACTAAGCAGTTAACCTTAGCTGAAAATAGTCAGCAGCCGAAAGTAATTACTTTTGATTTCTTTGAGGATATGCCTTTTCATCGCGATTTTTTACCGCTACACGAAAATGGAGTTAAGTTTAGTGCTTTTGAGGGGCAAAATTTACTCTTTGAAAATACTTATTACTCCATTGGCGGTGGTTTTATTGTTGATGAAGCAAACTTTGGCAAAGTCCAAGAAAGTACGATAACAGTACCTTTTCCTTATAAAAATGCAGCAGACTTATTGACACATTGTAGCGAAAATGGCTTGCCGCTTTCTTCTGTGGTGTGGAAAAATGAATTAGTACTTCACAGTAAAGAAGAGATTTCGGCCTATTTGGCTAAAATTTGGCAAACGATGGAAGCTTGCATCCAACGAGGTATACATACTGAAGGGTTATTACCTGGGCCAATAAAAGTTGCTCGCCGTGCTTGCTCTTTACGTCGTACATTAGAAGCGAACAGTAAGTTTAATATTGACCCGATGCAGATTATTGACTGGGTAAATATGTTTGCCCTAGCAGTAAATGAAGAAAATGCGGCGGGGGGAAGAGTCGTTACCGCTCCGACTAACGGTGCTTGTGGCATTGTGCCTGCAGTTTTGGCATATTATGAAAAATTTATTTCCCCTCTTAATACCGAAACAATAGAGCGTTATTTGCTGACAGCAAGTGTAATTGGTTCACTTTATAAGATGAATGCCTCCATTTCCGGTGCGGAGGTAGGATGTCAAGGCGAAGTTGGTGTTGCTTGTTCAATGGCAGCGGCTGCTTTAACCGAAATTATGGGGGGATCCGCAGATCAGGTTTGTATGGCTGCTGAAATCGGGATGGAGCATAATCTAGGATTAACTTGCGATCCTGTAGGCGGACAGGTGCAAGTGCCTTGTATTGAGCGAAATGCAATTGCATCAGTGAAAGCAATTAATGCCAGCCGTATGGCTTTACGTCGTACAACCCGTCCACAAGTAAGCTTGGATAAGGTTATCGAAACGATGTATGAAACGGGTAAGGATATGAATGCGAAATACCGTGAGACCTCCACCGGTGGTTTAGCTATAAAAATATTACCTTGTGATTAA
- the fis gene encoding DNA-binding transcriptional regulator Fis, which yields MLEQQPTQNPLTVTMLNAQAQQVSKPLRDNVKAALKNYLSQLNGEDPTELYELVLSEIEHPMLDMVMQYTRGNQTRAATMLGINRGTLRKKLKKYGMG from the coding sequence ATGTTAGAGCAACAACCTACACAAAACCCATTAACAGTAACCATGTTAAATGCACAAGCACAGCAAGTCAGCAAACCGCTTCGTGACAATGTGAAAGCTGCATTAAAAAACTATTTATCTCAATTAAATGGCGAAGATCCAACAGAATTATACGAATTAGTATTATCTGAGATCGAACACCCGATGTTAGATATGGTGATGCAATATACACGTGGTAACCAAACTCGTGCTGCAACAATGCTCGGTATCAACCGTGGTACATTACGCAAAAAATTAAAAAAATACGGTATGGGTTAA
- the dusB gene encoding tRNA dihydrouridine synthase DusB yields the protein MQIGQYVIKNRIFLAPMAGITDQPFRRLCHQLGAGLTFSEMMSTNPDVWHTEKSRLRLAHHEEIGINAVQIAGSDPAEMAEAAKINVEYGADIIDVNMGCPAKKVNKKMAGSALLREPELVAQILDAVVNAVNVPVTLKIRTGWDPENRNCLQIAKIAEQAGIAALTIHGRTRSCLFNGEAEYESVKAVKQAISIPVIANGDITSADKAKFVLDYTHADAVMIGRGSFGNPWLFKEINDFFETGQYSSLAKYEKYQLMFKHIEDLHLFYGEEKGYRIARKHVGWYIEQLQPESNFKRTFNTLSSTHEQLNALEDFVKSIR from the coding sequence ATGCAAATAGGACAATATGTAATAAAAAACCGTATTTTCCTTGCACCTATGGCAGGTATTACTGACCAACCTTTTCGGCGTTTATGCCACCAACTTGGTGCAGGCTTAACCTTTTCAGAAATGATGTCCACTAACCCTGATGTATGGCATACTGAAAAATCAAGATTGCGTTTAGCACATCATGAAGAAATCGGTATCAATGCTGTACAAATTGCAGGATCAGATCCAGCTGAAATGGCTGAAGCTGCAAAAATAAATGTTGAGTATGGTGCCGATATTATTGATGTTAATATGGGATGCCCAGCTAAAAAGGTCAATAAAAAAATGGCAGGCTCTGCTCTGCTACGTGAACCGGAATTAGTCGCTCAAATATTAGATGCTGTAGTGAATGCTGTGAATGTGCCTGTAACGCTAAAAATTAGAACAGGCTGGGATCCGGAAAATAGAAATTGTCTTCAAATTGCCAAAATCGCAGAGCAAGCAGGTATTGCTGCATTAACAATTCATGGACGTACTCGCAGCTGTTTATTCAACGGCGAGGCTGAATATGAGAGTGTCAAAGCAGTCAAACAAGCAATTTCAATCCCTGTAATAGCTAATGGAGATATTACCTCTGCAGACAAGGCAAAATTTGTTCTTGACTATACTCATGCCGATGCGGTTATGATTGGTAGGGGCAGTTTTGGGAATCCTTGGTTATTTAAGGAAATCAATGATTTTTTTGAAACCGGACAATATTCAAGCTTGGCCAAATATGAAAAATATCAATTAATGTTTAAGCATATTGAAGACCTGCACCTCTTTTATGGTGAAGAAAAAGGTTATCGAATCGCAAGAAAACATGTTGGTTGGTACATTGAACAATTACAGCCGGAATCAAATTTTAAACGCACTTTTAATACATTAAGCTCGACTCACGAGCAACTTAATGCATTAGAAGATTTTGTTAAATCGATTCGTTAG
- the sixA gene encoding phosphohistidine phosphatase SixA, translated as MNIWIMRHGEAGFNAPNDAARSLTDSGIKSTRLQGQWLGQHLMNQNIQLDKIIVSPYLRAQQTLEQLILGMQAVKFSQNFANITEIWDEITPDGNPYTVENYLDFLRSEGAKQVLVISHLPLVFDLALSLTHHQANIAFQTATIAEIDWHQTQGNLIQVKYP; from the coding sequence ATGAATATTTGGATTATGCGACATGGGGAAGCTGGTTTTAATGCACCGAATGATGCAGCTCGTTCTTTAACCGACTCTGGTATAAAAAGCACTAGATTACAAGGGCAATGGCTAGGGCAACATTTAATGAATCAAAACATCCAATTAGATAAAATTATCGTTAGCCCCTATTTAAGAGCTCAGCAAACACTTGAACAACTAATTTTAGGTATGCAAGCGGTTAAATTTTCACAAAATTTTGCCAATATCACTGAAATCTGGGATGAAATCACACCTGATGGTAATCCATATACGGTAGAAAACTATCTGGACTTTTTGCGCAGTGAGGGAGCAAAACAGGTTTTGGTAATTTCTCATCTACCACTGGTATTTGATCTGGCTCTCTCATTAACTCATCATCAAGCCAATATTGCCTTTCAAACCGCTACCATCGCAGAAATTGACTGGCACCAAACACAAGGCAACCTGATTCAGGTTAAATACCCTTAA